One Burkholderia gladioli genomic window, GCCGAAATGGGTGCCGCAGATGGCCGACGGCGCCGAGCTGATGGCCGGCATCGCGCGCCGCCCCGGCACGATCTACTCGGTGCTCACGCCCAACCTGAAGGGCCTGGAGAACGCGCTGGCCGCGCGTGCCGACGAGGTGGTGATCTTCGGCGCGGCCAGCGAGGCCTTCTCGCAGAAGAACATCAACTGCAGCATCGCCGAGAGCATCGCGCGCTTCGAGCCGGTAGCGCGCGCCGCCAAGGATGCCGGCGTGCGGCTGCGCGGCAGCATCTCCTGCTCGCTGGGCTGCCCCTACCAGGGCGAGGTGCCGGTGGCGGCGGTGATCGACGTGGTGGAGCGCTTCGCCGCGCTCGGCTGCGACGAGATCGACATCGCCGACACCATCGGCGTAGGCACCGCCGCTCGGACGCGCGCGCTGATGGCCGAGGTGGCGCGGGTGTTCCCGCGCGAGCGCCTGTCGGGCCACTTCCACGACACCTACGGGCAGGCGCTGGCCAACATCCACGCGGCCCTGCTCGAAGGCATCGAGATCTTCCACGCCTCGGTGGCGGGGCTCGGCGGCTGCCCCTATGCCAAGGGCGCGACCGGCAACGTCGCCACCGAGGACGTGCTGTACCTGATGCAGGGGCTCGGCATCGAGACCGGCATCGACCTGGGCGAGGTGGTCGAGGCGGGCGATTTCATCTCGCGCGCGATCGGCCGCGAGAACGCCTCGCGCGCGGGCCGCGCCCTGCTCGTCAAGCGCCGCGACGCGCAAGCCGCCTGTGCCTGAGCGCGGGCTCCATTCCCTTCCTGCACGCTGAACCGACATGCCTACCCCGACTCCGATCGACCAGCTTCCCGATTCCGCGCGCCGCGTCGCGCTGCTGCTGCGCGAGCGCGGCCACGAACACGGCGTGGTGATCCTCGACGAGACCGGCCGCACCTCGGCCGAAGCCGCCGCCGGCCTGGGCTGCCAAGTCGCGCAGATCGCCAAGTCGATCCTGTTTCGCCGCGCCAGCGACGGCGCGCCGGTGCTGGTGATCGCCAGCGGCGCGAACCGCGTCGACGAGCGCAAGGTGGCCGCGCACGTGGGCGAGATCGGCCGCGCCGACGCCAAGTTCGTGCGCGACCACACCGGCTACGCGATCGGCGGCGTCTGCCCGATCGGCCATCTGGTCGAGCCGGTCACGCTGATCGACAAGGACCTGCTGGCCTTCGACAGCCTGTGGGCCGCGGCCGGCCATCCGCATGCGGTGTTCGAGCTGTCGCCGGAGGAGCTGGTGTCGCTCACGCGCGCGCCGGTGGTCGACGTCGCGCAACGCGGCGCCGCGTGAGCCTGCCTGCCGGGGCGACGGGCACGGCGGCGGCCGGCGTCGCCTCGCCCTGCACCGCGATCTGCCGGATCGAGCCCGACACCGGCTGGTGCGCGGGCTGCGGGCGCACGCTGGAGGAGATCGCCGCCTGGCGCGATCTGGACGACGCGGGCAGGCGTGCGATCCTGGCGCGCATCGCGGCGAGCGGATTCGAGGCGCCGCCGGCCGAGGCGCAGGGCTGAACGCCGCCTGGGTTCGCCGGCTGGCATCGCGTGCGAACCGCGTTTGAATTCCACCTGAATGTCGAGCGGACCCGCCCGGGTTCGCGGGGGCGCCCGTCACACGGCGCCCCGCTCCCCTTCACATCCCCGGATCGCCGTCGAGCGCCGCCGCATCGCGCTGGCGGCGCGTGAATTCGTTCGCGGCCCAGTCGAGGAAGGCACGCACGCGCGGCGACAACTGCCGCCGATGCGGATAGAGCAGCCAGACCGGCATCGACGGCGGCGGCGTGCTCTCCAGCAGGGTGACGAGGCGGCCGCTGGCGAGATCGGCCTCGATATGGAAGCGCGGCATCTGCGCGATGCCGAGCCCGAGCAGGGTGCTGTCGCGATAGCTCTCGGGACCCGTCACCGACAGCGTGTCGGGCAGCACAACGTGCCGCAGATCGCCCTCGCTGACGAACTCCAGCGGCGTGATGCGCCCGGTCGACAAGGTGCGGATCCCCACCATCCGATGCGTGCCGGTCTCCAGCGCCTCGATGCTGTCGGGCCGCCCATGCGCCTCCAGGTAAGCCGGCGCGGCCACCGTCAGCCGCTCCAGCGTGGCGACCTTGCGCGCCACCAGTTCGGTGTCCTGCACGACGCCGTAGCGCAGCACGCAATCCACGCCCTCCTCGACCAGGTTGATGAAGCGGTCGCTCTCGCTCATCGTGATCTGCAGCTCGGGGAAACGCCTGAAGAATTCCGGCAGCGCCGGCAGCAGGAAGTGGCGCGCCAGCGTGCCCTGCACGTCAACCCTCAGCATGCCGCGCGGCTGCTTGCCGCCGAGCGCGGCCTCGGCCTCGTGCAGGTCGTCGAGGATCGACATGCAGCTGCGGTAATAGGCTTCGCCGTCCAGCGTGGGCGTGACGGTGCGCGTGGTCCGCTGCAGCAGCCGCACGCCGAGCCGGTCCTCCATCTGGCGAATCACCTGGGTCGCCGTCGAACGCGGGATGTCGGTGTCGTTGGCGGCGGCCGTGAAGCTGCGCCGCTCGACGATTCGCACGAAGAGCCGCATGGCATCGATGCTGTCCAAATCTGTCCCCGCTTGTCCGGTTCGATAGGTCGATCGCGCCGATCGATTGTTCGTGTTGATGGAATGGTGCGAGCGATTCTAACCGGATGATCAACGCGGCGCCGACGTCCATCATTCACTCAACGCCAGACACGGCGCAAACCCAACCAGGAGAAGGATCATGAGTGAATCGAACCGCAAAGTGGCCATCGTGACGGGCGCCTCGCGCGGCATCGGCGCGGCCATCGCCGAACGCCTCGCCCGCGACGGCGTCACCGTGCTCGTCAACTACCAGGGCAACGTCTCGGCCGCCGAGGCGCTGGTGCAGAAGATCACCCAGGCCGGCGGCCACGCCGTCACCGCGCAGGCCGACGTCAGCAACGCGGCGGCCGTCGCGCAGATGTTCCAGGCCGCCGAGACCGCCTTCGGCGGCGTCGACATCGTGGTCAACAACGCCGGGATCATGAAGCTCGCCAGCTTCGCCGACGCCGACGACGCGCTGTTCGACCAGACCATCGCGATCAACCTCAAGGGTGCCTTCAACACGCTGCGCGAGGCCGCGCGCCGGCTGCGCGACGGCGGGCGGATCGTCAACCTGTCGTCGAGCGTGGTCGGCCTGTACCAGCCGAACTACGGCGTCTACGCGGCCAGCAAGGCCGGCGTCGAGGCGATGACCCACGTGCTGGTCAAGGAGCTGCGCGGGCGCAACATCACCGTCAACACCGTCGCGCCGGGGCCGACCGCCACCCAGCTGTTCCTCGACGGCAAGCCGCAGGAGCTGGTGGACCGGATCGCCGCGGCGGCTCCCCTCGAACGCCTGGGCACGCCGGAGGACATCGCCAACGCGGTGGCCATGCTGACCGGCCGGGACGGCGCCTGGATCAACGGCCAGACCATCCGCGTCAACGGCGGGATCATCTGAGCCCCCGCGCCTTCCATCGACGACGACCCCTCTCGCACGTACAGGACATCATCATGAACAAGACCATCCTCATCACCGGCGCCTCGAGCGGTTTCGGGCGCCTCGCCGCCGAGGCGATGGCCGCCTCGGGCCACACCGTCTATGCCTCGATGCGCGACATCGCCGGGCGCAACGCGCCGCAGGTGGCCAGCCTCGCCGAGCATGCGAAACGGCACGGCGTCGACCTGCGCAGCGTCGAGCTCGACGTGCAGTCGCAGGAATCGGTGGATCGCGCCGTCGAGCAGGTGATCGCCGAGACGGGCCGCATCGACGTGATCGTGCACAACGCCGGCCACATGGCCTTCGGCCCCGCCGAGGCCTTCACGCCGGAGCAGTACGCGCACCTGTACGACGTCAACGTGCTGAGCACGCAGCGCGTGAACCGGGCGGTGCTGCCGCATCTGCGCCGCCAGCGCGAGGGCCTGGTGATGTGGGTGTCGAGCAGCAGCGTGACGGGCGGCACGCCGCCCTACCTGTCGCCCTACTTCGCCGCCAAGGCCGCGATGGACACGGTGGCGGTGCTCTATGCGCGCGAGCTGAGCCGCTGGGGCATCGAGACCTCGATCATCGTGCCGGGCGCCTTCACCGCCGGCACCAACCACTTCGCGCATTCGGGGGTGCCGGCCGACAAGGCGGTCGAGGCCGAATACGAGGCCGGCCCCTATGCCGGCTACGGCGAGAAGATCCAGCAGGCCTTCGCCGCGATCGTGCCGGCCGACGCCGACGCGGGCCTGGTCGCCCGCGCGATGGCCGAGGTGGTCGACCTGCCCTTCGGCAAGCGCCCGTTCCGCGTGCATATCGACCCGAGCGAGGACGGCGCGAACGTCGGCTTCGCGGTGATCGACCGGCTGCGCAACGAGATGCTGCATCGGGTCGGGATGGGCGACCTGCTGGTGCCGCAGGCGCGTGCGTGAGGACGCGGCGCCGGCGATGCGTGGCGCGCGGGGATGTCCCGCGCCGCCGCGCATCGCGGACAAAATCGCGAACAAAAAAAAGCCGTTCAACCAAGAGTGTTGAACGGCGCTCAGAGTGGAATCCCGTTGACGTGATCAACGTTAAGCGCATCATACGAGCGCGCATTTTGCATCGCATCGGGAGTTTCCCTACAGATCGAAATCCGCGCGGGAAACCCCGTTTGCCCATCGCCCGCCCGGCTTTTCGAAACGGCCGGCGCGTCACGAAAACGACATCTCGCGAGCCGCCTCAGGCCGCCATCTCCCCCGCCTCGAAGAACGACAGGATCTCGTCGAGCAGCGCCTCGGGCGCCTCCTCCGGAATATAGTGCCCGCAGTCGAGCGCGCGGCCGCTGACGTCGCGCGCCACCGCCCGCCATTCCTCCAGCGGATCGAAGCAGCGCGCCACCACGCCCTCGGCGCCCCACAGCACGCGCAGCGGGCAGGCCAGCTTGGTGCCGCGCTCGAGGTCGGCGCGGTCATGCTCGAGATCGATGGTGGCCGAGGCGCGGTAGTCCTCGCACATGGCGTGCACCGCGCCGGGCTGGCGCAGCGCATGGCGATAGGCCTCGAGCGCCTCGGGCGCGAACGGCGCGAGGCCCGCCGAGCGGCCGCCCATCACGCGCTCGACATACACGTCGGGATTCGCGCCGATCAGCGTCTCGGGCAGCGGCGCCGGCTGGATCAGGAAGAACCAGTGGAAGTAGGCGGTGGCGAAGGCGCGGTCGGTCTTCTCGTACATCGCCAGGGTGGGCGCGATGTCGAGCAGCATCATGCGCTCGACCGCGTCGCCGTGATCGAGCGCCAGCCGATGCGCGACGCGCGCGCCGCGATCGTGCGCGCAGACGCAGAAGCGCTCGTGGCCGAAGTGGCGCATCACGGCCAACTGGTCGGCGGCCATCGCGCGTTTCGAATAATTGGCGTGATCGGGCTCGCCCGGCGGCTTGGCCGAGGCGCCGTAGCCGCGCAGGTCGGTGGCGATCACGCTGAAGTGCCGCGCCAAGGCGCCTGCCACGCGATGCCAGATGCGGTGGGTCTGGGGATGGCCGTGCAGCAGCAGCAGCGGCGGTCCCGCGCCTCCCTTGACGCCGAAGATCTCGACGTCCTGCGCTGTCGTCACGGAGAACGGCACGAACTCGTCTAGCGACATGGCGATGTCTCACTGGTGGAATAGTTGTAGCCGCCATTGTAGGAGCCGGCCCCGCGCCGCCAAGCGGTGACGGGGCGCAAACCCTAGAAGCGAGGATTCATTCGATACGAACGTTCGGCTCGTGGTTCTACAATCGCACGACCGTTCGTATTAATATGCGACGACCGGCCCGCGCCGTCCCGGCCGGTCCGCGACGCGCGCGGCGCGCCGCCTCGCTACACTCATGTGGCCGCCCGCGCCTCGCGCGGGCCCAGACAGATCCAGGAGACTTCGCCATGGCCTTGCCCGCCGTCCTTCAGCGCCTGTCGCTGCCCGTCATCGCCTCGCCGATGTTCATCGTCAGTTACCCCGAGCTGGTGCTCGCGCAGTGCAAGGCGGGCATCGTCGGCTCGTTCCCGGCGCTCAACGCGCGCCCGGCCGAGCTGCTCGACAGTTGGCTCACGCAGATCGAGGACGAGCTGGCCGCGCATCGCGAGCGGCACCCGGAGGCGGTGATCGGCCCGATCGCGGTGAACCAGATCGTCCACCAGTCGAACGTGCGGCTCGAGCACGACGTGCGCGTGTGCGTCGAGCACAAGGTGCCGATCTTCATCACCAGCCTGCGCGCGCCGGCGCCCGAGATCGTGCAGGCGGTGCACAGCTACGGCGGCATCGTGCTGCACGACGTGATCAACCTGCGCCATGCCGAGAAGGCCCTGGAGGCCGGCGTGGACGGCCTGATCCTGGTGGCGGCCGGCGCCGGCGGCCATGCCGGCACCACCTCGCCGTTCGCGCTGGTGGGCGAGGTGCGCAAGCGTTTCGACGGGCCGATCGTGCTGTCGGGCTCGATCGCCAACGGCGGCTCGATCCTGGCCGCGCAGGCGATGGGCGCCGACCTGGCCTACATGGGCACGCGCTTCATCGCCACCCGCGAGGCGCACGCGGTGGAGAGCTACAAGCAGGCGATCGTCGACGCGAAATCGGCCGACATCATCTACACCAACCTGTTTACCGGCGTGCACGGCAACTACATCCGCGAGAGCATCGTCAACGCGGGGCTCGACCCGGACGCGCTGCCCGAGGCCGACAAGTCGAAGATGAACTTCGGCTCCGACAAGGCCAAGGCCTGGAAGGACATCTGGGGCGCGGGCCAGGGCGTGGGCCTGATGGACGACGTGCCGAGCGTGGCCGAGCTGGTGGCGCGCCTCACGCGCGAATACGACGAGGCGCGCGCGCGGCTCGGGATCCGCGCCTGAGCGTGCGAGCATCGCGGGCGCGCCGCATCGCGCGGCGCGGCCCTGCAGGCATCAAAATGAA contains:
- a CDS encoding SDR family oxidoreductase, which produces MNKTILITGASSGFGRLAAEAMAASGHTVYASMRDIAGRNAPQVASLAEHAKRHGVDLRSVELDVQSQESVDRAVEQVIAETGRIDVIVHNAGHMAFGPAEAFTPEQYAHLYDVNVLSTQRVNRAVLPHLRRQREGLVMWVSSSSVTGGTPPYLSPYFAAKAAMDTVAVLYARELSRWGIETSIIVPGAFTAGTNHFAHSGVPADKAVEAEYEAGPYAGYGEKIQQAFAAIVPADADAGLVARAMAEVVDLPFGKRPFRVHIDPSEDGANVGFAVIDRLRNEMLHRVGMGDLLVPQARA
- a CDS encoding DUF1289 domain-containing protein, whose amino-acid sequence is MSLPAGATGTAAAGVASPCTAICRIEPDTGWCAGCGRTLEEIAAWRDLDDAGRRAILARIAASGFEAPPAEAQG
- a CDS encoding SDR family oxidoreductase; this translates as MSESNRKVAIVTGASRGIGAAIAERLARDGVTVLVNYQGNVSAAEALVQKITQAGGHAVTAQADVSNAAAVAQMFQAAETAFGGVDIVVNNAGIMKLASFADADDALFDQTIAINLKGAFNTLREAARRLRDGGRIVNLSSSVVGLYQPNYGVYAASKAGVEAMTHVLVKELRGRNITVNTVAPGPTATQLFLDGKPQELVDRIAAAAPLERLGTPEDIANAVAMLTGRDGAWINGQTIRVNGGII
- a CDS encoding hydroxymethylglutaryl-CoA lyase, yielding MTYPAAVKIVEVGPRDGLQNEKSFVPTETKVALVDRLSKAGFRNVEAASFVSPKWVPQMADGAELMAGIARRPGTIYSVLTPNLKGLENALAARADEVVIFGAASEAFSQKNINCSIAESIARFEPVARAAKDAGVRLRGSISCSLGCPYQGEVPVAAVIDVVERFAALGCDEIDIADTIGVGTAARTRALMAEVARVFPRERLSGHFHDTYGQALANIHAALLEGIEIFHASVAGLGGCPYAKGATGNVATEDVLYLMQGLGIETGIDLGEVVEAGDFISRAIGRENASRAGRALLVKRRDAQAACA
- a CDS encoding YbaK/EbsC family protein, with protein sequence MPTPTPIDQLPDSARRVALLLRERGHEHGVVILDETGRTSAEAAAGLGCQVAQIAKSILFRRASDGAPVLVIASGANRVDERKVAAHVGEIGRADAKFVRDHTGYAIGGVCPIGHLVEPVTLIDKDLLAFDSLWAAAGHPHAVFELSPEELVSLTRAPVVDVAQRGAA
- a CDS encoding LysR family transcriptional regulator; translation: MDSIDAMRLFVRIVERRSFTAAANDTDIPRSTATQVIRQMEDRLGVRLLQRTTRTVTPTLDGEAYYRSCMSILDDLHEAEAALGGKQPRGMLRVDVQGTLARHFLLPALPEFFRRFPELQITMSESDRFINLVEEGVDCVLRYGVVQDTELVARKVATLERLTVAAPAYLEAHGRPDSIEALETGTHRMVGIRTLSTGRITPLEFVSEGDLRHVVLPDTLSVTGPESYRDSTLLGLGIAQMPRFHIEADLASGRLVTLLESTPPPSMPVWLLYPHRRQLSPRVRAFLDWAANEFTRRQRDAAALDGDPGM
- a CDS encoding alpha/beta fold hydrolase; amino-acid sequence: MSLDEFVPFSVTTAQDVEIFGVKGGAGPPLLLLHGHPQTHRIWHRVAGALARHFSVIATDLRGYGASAKPPGEPDHANYSKRAMAADQLAVMRHFGHERFCVCAHDRGARVAHRLALDHGDAVERMMLLDIAPTLAMYEKTDRAFATAYFHWFFLIQPAPLPETLIGANPDVYVERVMGGRSAGLAPFAPEALEAYRHALRQPGAVHAMCEDYRASATIDLEHDRADLERGTKLACPLRVLWGAEGVVARCFDPLEEWRAVARDVSGRALDCGHYIPEEAPEALLDEILSFFEAGEMAA
- a CDS encoding NAD(P)H-dependent flavin oxidoreductase gives rise to the protein MALPAVLQRLSLPVIASPMFIVSYPELVLAQCKAGIVGSFPALNARPAELLDSWLTQIEDELAAHRERHPEAVIGPIAVNQIVHQSNVRLEHDVRVCVEHKVPIFITSLRAPAPEIVQAVHSYGGIVLHDVINLRHAEKALEAGVDGLILVAAGAGGHAGTTSPFALVGEVRKRFDGPIVLSGSIANGGSILAAQAMGADLAYMGTRFIATREAHAVESYKQAIVDAKSADIIYTNLFTGVHGNYIRESIVNAGLDPDALPEADKSKMNFGSDKAKAWKDIWGAGQGVGLMDDVPSVAELVARLTREYDEARARLGIRA